From Longimicrobiales bacterium, a single genomic window includes:
- a CDS encoding DUF1080 domain-containing protein: MVAAFAATCLTSGAVGQDPAGQAQPEETEVWTPVPRVVTAPTAGVPIPAPSDALVLFDGESLDEWMSANDESPAGWIVADGIMTVNKRAGDIRTRRSFRDFQIHIEWRIPDGITGEGQARGNSGLFLSTAGTGYELQILDSYQNETYVNGMAGSVYKQSIPLVNPSRPPGQWQTYDVVWRAPRFDAQGAVLSPARITVFFNGVLVQDNFELHGETRYRGAPAYTPYESSPVVLQAHQDPSPPISFRNIWLREL; this comes from the coding sequence ATGGTGGCGGCCTTCGCAGCGACCTGTCTCACGTCGGGTGCAGTGGGGCAGGATCCCGCAGGTCAGGCTCAGCCCGAGGAAACCGAGGTTTGGACTCCCGTTCCCCGCGTTGTCACGGCTCCGACCGCCGGGGTTCCGATACCCGCCCCGTCAGATGCGCTCGTTCTCTTCGATGGCGAGAGCCTGGACGAATGGATGTCAGCCAATGATGAATCGCCGGCCGGCTGGATCGTCGCCGACGGCATCATGACGGTGAACAAGAGGGCAGGAGACATCCGGACCAGGCGGTCGTTCCGCGACTTCCAGATCCATATCGAGTGGCGCATTCCCGACGGCATTACCGGCGAAGGTCAGGCGCGCGGCAACAGCGGGCTCTTCCTTTCTACCGCGGGAACGGGGTACGAGCTCCAGATTCTCGACTCCTACCAGAACGAGACGTACGTAAACGGTATGGCAGGCAGCGTCTACAAGCAGTCAATCCCGCTCGTGAACCCGAGCCGACCGCCTGGTCAGTGGCAGACATACGATGTTGTATGGCGCGCTCCGCGATTCGATGCGCAGGGCGCCGTCCTCAGTCCGGCTCGAATAACCGTGTTCTTCAACGGTGTTCTCGTCCAGGACAACTTCGAGTTGCATGGAGAGACGCGATACCGCGGGGCGCCCGCGTACACCCCGTACGAATCGTCGCCTGTCGTCCTTCAGGCGCATCAGGATCCGAGTCCGCCGATCAGCTTCCGCAACATCTGGCTGCGGGAGCTGTAG
- a CDS encoding GNAT family N-acetyltransferase, with protein MSRATSFGLREARLEDCDRLVDMMAVFYEEANYPLNRQRAHAAFTHVLQNSGLGRVWIIVESGEDVGYIVLTMSFSMEYGGMSAFVDDFYIRLSHRGRGLGHRTLESVKTWAGQAGVRAIHLEVGRDNGPGQAVYRRAGFTDNDRQLLTVQLSDPTHVA; from the coding sequence ATGAGTCGAGCGACGTCATTCGGCCTGCGCGAGGCGCGTCTCGAGGATTGCGACCGTCTCGTGGACATGATGGCAGTGTTCTATGAAGAAGCGAACTACCCCCTGAACCGACAACGCGCCCATGCCGCCTTCACGCATGTGCTTCAGAATTCCGGGCTCGGGAGGGTGTGGATCATCGTCGAGTCCGGGGAGGACGTCGGATACATCGTGCTGACGATGAGTTTCAGCATGGAGTACGGCGGGATGTCGGCGTTCGTCGACGATTTCTATATCCGACTGAGCCACCGGGGCCGTGGCCTGGGGCACCGGACACTGGAATCAGTGAAGACGTGGGCCGGACAAGCTGGCGTCCGAGCCATCCATCTCGAGGTCGGCAGAGACAACGGACCCGGTCAGGCGGTCTATCGAAGGGCCGGGTTTACTGACAACGATCGTCAATTATTGACGGTGCAACTGTCGGATCCCACACACGTCGCGTGA
- a CDS encoding GNAT family N-acetyltransferase encodes MPDIRYATREDREFVGQDGYLPVDVLIRKIDDNEVVVADEAGVPLGYARIEFLWSRLPYITLIRVRHDRRRQGVGRALLEFIEKELNGRGYNLLLSSSQSNEQEPQQWHIHMGFGECGRLRGLNDDGSEEVFFRKELR; translated from the coding sequence ATGCCTGATATCCGCTACGCCACACGCGAGGATCGTGAGTTCGTCGGTCAGGACGGCTACCTTCCGGTCGATGTCCTGATTCGGAAGATCGATGACAATGAGGTGGTCGTAGCCGATGAGGCGGGCGTGCCGCTCGGATATGCGCGGATCGAATTCCTGTGGTCCAGGCTGCCGTACATCACACTCATTCGCGTGCGGCACGATCGCCGACGGCAAGGTGTCGGACGAGCGCTCCTGGAGTTTATCGAGAAGGAACTGAACGGCAGAGGGTACAATCTGCTGCTGAGTTCTTCACAGTCGAACGAGCAGGAGCCGCAGCAGTGGCACATCCATATGGGATTCGGTGAGTGTGGTCGACTCCGAGGCCTCAATGACGATGGTTCGGAAGAGGTGTTCTTCCGGAAGGAGCTGCGCTGA
- a CDS encoding class I SAM-dependent methyltransferase: MTPNPYKDDVVALYERNVSAYDRDRTRSLQEREWLDRFLSRVTPGGTVLDVGCGMGEPIARYIIESGVRVFGVDASPSMIERCRARFPRSDWLVTDMRDLDLGRRFDGILAWDSFFHLGIDDQRQMFARFAAHIHEGAPLMFTSGTEEGEAIGSFEEQPLYHASLDAAEYERLLAANGFIVEAFRADDPGCGNHTVWLATHRVGNSDNVEAGSENRDSAVVEQTLNQIREP, encoded by the coding sequence GTGACCCCGAACCCGTACAAAGACGACGTCGTTGCCCTCTACGAGCGCAACGTCAGCGCGTATGACCGGGATCGCACGCGCTCGCTCCAGGAACGTGAGTGGCTCGATCGCTTTCTGAGCCGCGTCACCCCCGGCGGTACCGTACTCGACGTCGGGTGCGGCATGGGCGAGCCGATTGCCCGCTATATCATCGAGAGCGGCGTTCGTGTCTTCGGCGTGGACGCATCGCCCTCCATGATCGAACGCTGCCGGGCCCGTTTTCCACGATCGGACTGGCTCGTGACAGACATGCGCGACCTCGACCTCGGCCGGCGCTTCGACGGGATCCTCGCCTGGGACAGTTTCTTCCATCTGGGCATCGACGATCAGCGGCAAATGTTCGCGCGCTTTGCCGCGCACATTCACGAGGGCGCGCCGCTGATGTTCACGAGCGGCACGGAGGAAGGCGAGGCGATCGGCTCCTTTGAGGAGCAGCCACTCTACCACGCGAGCCTCGATGCGGCGGAATACGAGCGTCTCCTTGCCGCGAACGGCTTCATCGTGGAAGCATTCCGCGCTGATGATCCCGGATGCGGCAATCACACGGTCTGGCTCGCAACCCACCGAGTCGGGAACTCGGACAATGTCGAGGCCGGGTCGGAAAACCGGGACAGCGCTGTCGTCGAACAGACGCTGAACCAGATCAGGGAGCCATGA
- a CDS encoding nitroreductase family protein: MTAKSFEPLTTYREYPVEEMQARAAEFAAEMARRRTTRHFSDRPVPRSVIEDCIRAAGTAPSGAHQQPWHFVVVSDPAIKARLRAAAEEAEREFYATAPAEWLEALAPLGTDASKPYLEAAPYLIAVFAQRYGTSEDGSTRKHYYVNESVGIATGFLLAALHHAGLASLTHTPNPMAFLSEILGRPQNEKPVMLIVTGYPAPDARIPTLTRKPLEQIATFIG, translated from the coding sequence ATGACGGCAAAGAGCTTCGAGCCACTGACGACGTACCGGGAGTATCCCGTGGAGGAGATGCAGGCGCGGGCGGCGGAGTTCGCTGCCGAGATGGCGCGGCGCCGCACCACGCGTCATTTCAGCGACCGTCCCGTACCGCGCTCCGTGATCGAGGACTGTATCAGGGCCGCCGGGACGGCACCGAGCGGTGCCCACCAGCAGCCGTGGCACTTCGTGGTAGTGAGCGACCCGGCGATCAAGGCAAGGCTGCGCGCGGCCGCAGAAGAGGCGGAGCGGGAGTTTTACGCGACGGCGCCCGCGGAATGGCTGGAAGCCCTCGCACCACTCGGCACCGATGCCTCCAAGCCGTACCTGGAAGCTGCGCCGTACCTCATCGCGGTGTTCGCGCAGCGCTATGGCACCTCGGAGGACGGATCGACGCGCAAGCACTATTACGTGAACGAGTCAGTGGGTATCGCGACTGGATTCCTGCTGGCTGCGCTGCATCACGCCGGCCTGGCGTCGCTGACCCACACCCCCAATCCGATGGCGTTTCTCAGTGAGATCCTCGGCCGACCGCAGAACGAGAAGCCGGTCATGCTGATTGTGACCGGTTACCCCGCGCCGGACGCACGCATTCCGACGCTGACGCGCAAGCCGCTGGAGCAGATCGCCACGTTCATCGGGTGA